The following are encoded together in the Jaculus jaculus isolate mJacJac1 chromosome 3, mJacJac1.mat.Y.cur, whole genome shotgun sequence genome:
- the Elf1 gene encoding ETS-related transcription factor Elf-1 codes for MAAVVQQNDLIFEFASNVMEDEQQLGDPAIFPAVIVEHVPGADILNSYAGLACVEEPSDMITESSLDVAEEEIIDDDDDDITLTVEASCQNGDETIETIEAAEALLNMDSPGPMLDEKRISNNIFSSSEDDIVAPVTHVSVTLDGIPEVMETPQVQETYVDSPGATSPEQPKRKKGRKTKPPRPDSPATTPNISVKKKNKDGKGNTIYLWEFLLALLQDKATCPKYIKWTQREKGIFKLVDSKAVSRLWGKHKNKPDMNYETMGRALRYYYQRGILAKVEGQRLVYQFKEMPKDLIYIDDEDPSSSIQSSDSSPPSTTTSSRNESSRSRVSSSPVIKEATTVLKPGNSKATKPKDPVEVSQPSEVLRTVQPSQAPYPTQLFRTVHVVQPVQAVPEDTAITSTMQEETLNSSVQSIRTIQASAPVPVVVSPGNQQLHTVTLQTVPLTTVIASTDPSSSAGSQKFILQAIPPSQPMTVLKENVMLQSQKPGSPPSIVFSPAHVQQVLTSNVQSICNGTGTISMASSPSFSATTPMVTFSRSSQLVAHPPGTVITSVIKTQETKTLPQEAEKKEGEDHLKEDTEKIEQQPQPYVMVVSSSNGFTSQVAAKKNELLEPNSF; via the exons CTTGGTGATCCAGCTATATTTCCGGCTGTAATTGTGGAACATGTTCCTGGTGCCGATATTCTCAATAGTTATGCTGGTCTAGCTTGTGTGGAAGAGCCCAGTGATATGATTACTGAAAGCTCACTGGACGTTGCTGAGGAAGAAAtcatagatgatgatgatgatgacatcacCCTTACTG TTGAAGCTTCTTGTCAGAATGGGGATGAAACTATTGAAACTATTGAGGCTGCTGAGGCACTTCTCAATATGGATTCTCCTGGCCCTATGCTGGACGAAAAGCGGATAA gtAATAATATATTTAGTTCTTCTGAAGATGACATTGTTGCCCCAGTTACCCATGTTTCTGTGACATTAGATGGGATTCCTGAAGTGATGGAAACTCCACAAGTACAAGAAACTTATGTGGACTCACCAGGTGCCACATCACCAGAACagcctaaaagaaagaaag gaagaaaaacaaaaccaccacgaCCAGATTCCCCAGCCACTACACCAAACATATctgtgaagaagaaaaataaagatgggaAGG GAAACACCATTTATCTTTGGGAATTTTTACTGGCTCTACTCCAAGACAAAGCTACCTGTCCGAAATACATCAAATGGACCCAGCGagaaaaaggcatttttaaaCTGGTAGATTCGAAAGCAGTTTCTAGATTGTggggaaaacacaaaaacaaacctgaTATGAATTATGAGACCATGGGAAGAGCACTCAG GTACTATTACCAAAGGGGTATTCTGGCAAAAGTGGAAGGTCAGCGCTTGGTGTATCAGTTTAAAGAAATGCCAAAAGATCTTATATATATAGATGATGAGGATCCAAGTTCCAGCATACAGTCCTCAGATTCATCACCACCTTCAACAACCACTTCAAGCAGGAATGAATCTAGTCGATCAAGAGTGTCTTCAAGTCCAGTGATAAAAGAGGCTACTACAGTCCTAAAACCAGGGAATTCTAAAGCTACCAAACCCAAAGATCCTGTGGAAGTCTCACAGCCATCAGAAGTTTTGAGGACAGTGCAGCCCTCACAGGCTCCATATCCTACCCAGCTCTTCCGGACTGTTCATGTAGTACAGCCAGTACAAGCTGTCCCAGAAGACACAGCCATAACCAGTACCATGCAGGAAGAAACATTGAATTCTTCTGTTCAGAGTATTAG GACGATACAGGCTTCAGCTCCAGTTCCAGTGGTCGTGTCTCCTGGCAACCAGCAGTTACATACAGTAACACTCCAGACAGTGCCACTCACAACAGTTATAGCCAGCACAGACCCATCCTCAAGTGCTGGGTCTCAGAAGTTCATTTTACAAGCCATTCCACCATCACAGCCCATGACAGTGCTGAAGGAAAATGTCATGCTCCAGTCACAGAAGCCAGGCTCTCCTCCTTCAATTGTCTTTAGCCCTGCCCACGTACAGCAGGTTCTTACAAGCAATGTTCAGTCCATTTGCAATGGAACCGGAACCATTAGTATGGCTTCATCCCCATCCTTTAGTGCTACTACGCCCATGGTGACCTTTTCTAGAAGTTCACAACTGGTGGCTCACCCACCAGGCACTGTTATCACTTCAGTCATCAAAACTCAGGAAACAAAAACTCtcccacaggaagcagagaaaaaggaaggtgaAGATCATTTGAAAGAAGACACTGAGAAAATTGAGCAACAGCCACAGCCTTATGTGATGGTGGTATCCAGTTCAAATGGGTTTACCTCTCAGGTAGCTGCGAAAAAAAATGAACTGCTAGAACCCAACTCATTTTAA